The Colletotrichum higginsianum IMI 349063 chromosome 2, whole genome shotgun sequence genome has a segment encoding these proteins:
- a CDS encoding Nuclear distribution protein, with translation MAEPPSSPPNEASSPEDQLRWYKSQYASLEEELAEFRESSKELEQELEKDIDQAEKRERKLQEKAESLKFEAEEWKSKYNQAKKDANAAQNTLEKEITTLRDTNRTLQLKLRDIEVANDDFERQARNTSSSLEDLESKYNSSIERNVMLEEEIKIGEQERETLRIEAQRLREELSDLKIEAELLQDKIKKQEARHLSAISTDLSILSSPTFDKTMEASPGSTASSPMVSTPPDGEALPAAKKSQISEPPSPPMSDVSASVPKRIVSRTPLKTPARTPASATRKSRLPSTEHSITPKPRSFTTSITSSRPAGGRPSTGPPTRPPVPRTTPRSVSTRMPANNSLNHIRSLTAQMQRLEARVQNVRSKLPAPVTTPPRASPRSSVLGVHSVPSTVTIRSRKRPTGSTASRDDTTPSNPNFSASTRSRHVSRLSTSGVSRLSFGPLPNRNPGASVGHEQESAISRPSSRASISSYARPPSRTEMAPPRPISRASMSGSRTPLGRPRSSLGGALHARSASISSRIDIEEGDESGEYRTPSRRGTFSRLEAETAVSGIPVPTSSIPMPSSRRQSGSSVSGRRSSMALRSSVMGVRDLVEEETY, from the exons ATGGCGGaaccaccgtcgtcgcccccCAACGAGGCTTCCAGCCCCGAAGATCAACTGCGCTGGTACAAGTCACAGTACGCATCACTAGAGGAGGAACTGGCCGAGTTCCGGGAGTCTAGCAAGGAGCTGGAGCAAGAGCTGGAGAAGGACATCGACCAGGCCGAAAAGAGGGAGCGCAAACTCCAGGAAAAGGCCGAGAGCCTCAAGTTCGAGGCTGAGGAATGGAAG TCAAAATACAACCAAGCAAAGAAGGATGCGAACGCGGCCCAGAATAccctcgagaaggagatcaCAACCCTGCGTGACACCAACAGGACTCTCCAGCTAAAGTTGCGCGATATCGAGGTCGCCAACGATGACTTTGAGCGGCAGGCTCGGAACACAAGCTCGtccctcgaggacctcgaaTCCAAGTACAACAGCTCCATCGAACGCAACGTCATGTTGGAGGAAGAAATCAAGATCGGCGAGCAGGAGCGTGAGACTTTGCGCATCGAGGCCCAACGCCTGCGGGAGGAGCTCTCCGACCTCAAGATCGAAGCCGAGCTGCTCCAGGACAAGATCAAGAAGCAGGAGGCACGCCATCTGTCGGCCATTTCCACCGACCTCTCCATTCTCTCGTCCCCGACTTTCGATAAGACCATGGAAGCTTCTCCAGGCTCGACAGCCAGCTCGCCCATGGTGTCAACCCCGCCTGATGGGGAAGCACTCCCCGCCGCCAAAAAGTCACAAATCAGCGAgcctccatcccctcccaTGTCCGACGTCTCGGCATCCGTGCCCAAGAGAATCGTCTCGAGAACACCCCTCAAGACCCCGGCCCGGACGCCGGCATCGGCGACACGCAAGTCCCGTCTGCCCTCGACCGAGCACAGCATTACACCAAAGCCTCGGTCGTTCACGACATCCATCACCAGCAGCCGGCCGGCAGGAGGTCGTCCCTCGACGGGTCCGCCAACAAGACCGCCTGTCCCTCGCACCACCCCTCGTTCCGTCTCCACCCGCATGCCCGCCAACAATTCTCTCAACCACATCCGGTCCCTCACGGCCCAGATGCAGCGTTTGGAGGCGCGTGTCCAAAACGTTCGATCAAAGCTCCCTGCTCCCGTCACGACACCGCCCCGAGCTTCACCCCGTTCCTCGGTCCTTGGAGTCCACAGCGTGCCCTCGACGGTTACTATCCGTTCTCGCAAACGTCCGACGGGCTCCACCGCATCGCGCGACGACACGACGCCGTCCAACCCCAACTTCTCTGCCAGCACAAGATCCAGGCATGTGTCTCGTCTGAGCACGTCAGGCGTCAGCCGTCTGTCTTTTGGCCCGCTACCCAACCGGAATCCCGGGGCTAGTGTCGGCCACGAACAGGAGTCTGCAATCTCTCGGCCGAGCTCGCGGGCTAGTATCTCGTCGTATGCCAGGCCTCCGAGTCGCACGGAGATGGCGCCTCCCCGACCCATCAGCCGGGCTAGCATGTCTGGGTCCCGCACACCACTGGGTCGTCCCCGCAgctccctcggcggcgccctccaCGCGCGCTCTGCTAGCATCAGCAGCCGCATCGACAtcgaagaaggcgacgaaAGCGGCGAGTACAGAACGCCGAGCAGGAGGGGGACTTTTTCCCGCCTCGAGGCGGAAACCGCCGTAAGCGGTATCCCTGTGCCGACCAGCAGCATTCCAATGCCTAGCTCACGACGTCAGAGCGGAAGTAGTGTTTCCGGGAGGCGAAGTTCAATGGCCCTGAGGAGTTCCGTCATGGGCGTTCGGGACCTCGTCGAAGAGGAGACGTACTAA
- a CDS encoding acetyl-CoA carboxylase translates to MTEITAANGTGRTVPQVNGNASYAEKHQIADHFIGGNKLSNAPASKVKDFVAQQDGHTVITNVLIANNGIAAVKEIRSVRKWAYETFGDEKAIQFTVMATPEDLAANADYIRMADHYVEVPGGTNNHNYANVELIVDIAERMNVHAVWAGWGHASENPKLPESLAASPKKIVFIGPPGSAMRSLGDKISSTIVAQHAEVPCIPWSGTGVNAVEIDSNGIVTVADDTYIKGCVTSWQEGLEKAKAIGFPVMIKASEGGGGKGIRKALSEEGFEQLYKAAAGEIPGSPIFIMKLAGNARHLEVQLLADQYGNNISLFGRDCSVQRRHQKIIEEAPVTIAKDITFKAMEDAAVRLGRLVGYVSAGTVEYLYSHADDKFYFLELNPRLQVEHPTTEMVSGVNLPAAQLQIAMGIPLHRIRDIRLLYGVDPRTSTEIDFEFKQEGSEKTQRRPRPKGHTTACRITSEDPGEGFKPSNGVMHDLNFRSSSNVWGYFSVSTASSIHSFSDSQFGHIFAYGENRAASRKHMVVALKELSIRGDFRTTVEYLIKLLETEAFEDNTITTGWLDELITKKLTAERPDPMLAVVCGAVTKAHLASEACMTEYRTSLEKGQVPSKDILKTVFAIDFIYEGFRYKFTATRASTDSYHLFINGSKCSVGVRVLSDGGLLILLDGRSHSVYWKEEVGATRLSVDGKTCLLEQENDPTQLRTPSPGKLVKYLVENGEHVKAGQPFAEVEVMKMYMPLIAAEDGFVQLIKQPGATLEAGDILGILALDDPSRVKQAQPFVGQLPVYGEPVAVGTKPAQRFDLLHNTLKNILLGYDNSVIMAATLKQLVEVLRNPELPYSQWNAQFAALHSRMPQKLDSQFSQIVDRAKTRHADFPAKPLHKAFHRFLEENVAAGDADMLKTTLAPLTDVLNAYSEGQKAHELNIVKELLASYIEIERLFTGYGTQEDSVILKLRDQNKDDIRKVVQTVLSHSRVGAKSSLILAILEEYRPNKPNVGNVAKYLRPALQELTELQSSRTTSKVSLKAREIMIQCSLPSLEERTAQMEHILRSSVVESRYGEASWDHREPSLEVIKEVVDSKYTVFDVLTLFFAHEDPYVSVAALEVYVRRAYRAYILKQIEYHSDESDTPLFVTWDFALRKIGQSEYGLPLQSAAPSSPATPSASGGSFDFKRIHSISDMSYLNHKWDSEPNRKGVIVPVKYLDDAEDLLGKALETLALSDKARKRSTPGLIPDLSGKRKPTTAKVDSDELSAVINVAVRDAESKSDQEILSRIVPIVEQFKEDLLNRNVRRITFICGRNDGAYPGYYTFRGPEYVEDDSIRHSEPALAFQLELGRLAKFHIKPVFTENKNIHVYEGIGKAVDGDKRYFTRAVIRPGRLRDEIPTAEYLISEADRVINDIFDALEIIGNNNSDLNQVFINFTPVFQLHPQEVESSLQGFLDRFGARAWRLRVAQVEIRIICTDPQTGVPYPLRVIITNTSGYVVDVDIYAERKSEKGEWVFNSIGGTKEKGPMHLLPVSTPYPTKNPLQPKRYKAHLMGTQYVYDFPELFRQAIQNSWTQSVKKHGAVGGQQPKSGECVTYTELVLDDKDTLQEVNREPGTNTCGMVGWIFHAKTPEYPKGRKFIVVANDITYMIGSFGPKEDNYFYKCTELARKLGIPRIYLSANSGARLGVANELMPHFKVAWNDASKQDNGFKYLYLDDEAQKRFSKDVITEVISEDGEKRHKIVTIIGAEDGLGVECLRGSGLIAGATSKAYNDIFTITLVTCRSVGIGAYLVRLGQRAVQIEGQPIILTGAPALNNVLGREIYTSNLQLGGTQIMYRNGVSHMTGTDDFDGVSKIVEWMSFIPEKRGSPIPVSPSTDVWDRDVVYTPPQKQPYDVRWMIGGRPTEEGDFEPGLFDKDSFVETLGGWARTVVVGRARLGGIPMGVIAVETRSVENITPADPANPDSIEQVTNEAGGVWYPNSAFKTAQAINDFNNGEQLPLMILANWRGFSGGQRDMYNEVLKYGSYIVDALVKFEQPIFVYIPPFGELRGGSWVVVDPTINPEAMEMYADVDARGGVLEPEGIIGIKYRKDKQLETMARLDPVYASLKKQMATDLPKEQADELKKKMTIREKQLLPVYSQIAIQFADLHDRSGRMKAKGVIRDQLEWVNSRRFFYWRLRRRLNEEYLLRRMSSTVLTSTSGSDIKAPEARKRNLQFLESWSGVVNFNTADREVSEWYEANRKSITDRIESVKADNLATELSSVLRTNKNAAMRGVRDVIRTMPPEERDQILKYLRD, encoded by the exons ATGACCGAAATCACAGCAGCCAACGGCACCGGCCGGACTGTGCCTCAAGTTAATGGCAATGCCTCCTACGCCGAGAAGCACCAAATTGCCGACCACTTCATTGGTGGCAACAAGCTGAGCAACGCCCCGGCCTCCAAGGTCAAGGATTTTGTTGCCCAGCAAGATGGTCACACCGTCATCACCAAC GTCCTGATCGCCAACAACGGTATCGCGGCCGTCAAGGAGATCCGTTCGGTGCGGAAATGGGCGTACGAGACGTTcggcgacgagaaggccATCCAGTTCACCGTCATGGCCACCCCCGAGGATCTGGCAGCCAACGCCGACTACATTCGCATGGCCGACCACTACGTCGAAGTCCCCGGCGGCACCAACAACCACAACTACGCCAACGTCGAACTGATCGTGGACATTGCTGAGCGTATGAACGTTCACGCTGTGTGGGCCGGATG GGGTCACGCTTCGGAAAACCCCAAGCTTCCCGAGTCTCTCGCTGCCTCCCCCAAGAAGATTGTCTTCATCGGACCCCCGGGATCCGCCATGCGATCTCTTGGCGACAAGATTTCGTCCACAATCGTTGCACAGCACGCCGAGGTGCCCTGCATTCCCTGGTCCGGAACTGGTGTCAACGCCGTCGAAATTGACAGCAATGGCATCGTCACCGTTGCCGACGACACCTATATCAAGGGTTGCGTCACCTCGTGGCAGGAGGGTCtggagaaggccaaggccattGGCTTCCCTGTCATGATCAAGGCATCagagggtggtggtggcaagGGTATCCGCAAGGCCCTTTCCGAGGAGGGCTTCGAGCAGCTCTACAAGGCCGCCGCTGGCGAGATTCCCGGTTCCCCCATCTTCATCATGAAGTTGGCCGGCAACGCGAGACATCTGGAAGTGCAGCTGCTCGCTGATCAGTACGGCAACAACATCTCCCTCTTTGGCAGAGATTGTTCCGTCCAGCGTCGTCACCAGAAGATTATCGAGGAGGCCCCCGTCACTATCGCCAAGGACATCACCTTCAAGGCCATGGAGGACGCTGCCGTCCGTCTCGGAAGGCTCGTCGGTTACGTCTCGGCAGGCACGGTCGAGTACCTGTACTcccacgccgacgacaagtTCTACTTCCTTGAGTTGAACCCCCGTCTCCAAGTCGAGCATCCTACCACGGAAATGGTCAGCGGTGTCAACTTGCCCGCCGCCCAACTCCAGATTGCCATGGGTATCCCCCTGCACAGAATCCGCGACATTCGTCTGCTGTACGGCGTCGACCCCAGGACATCCACTGAGATCGACTTTGAGTTCAAGCAGGAGGGCAGCGAGAAGACGCAGCGCCGCCCGAGACCCAAGGGTCACACCACGGCCTGCAGAATTACCTCCGAGGACCCCGGTGAAGGTTTCAAGCCCTCCAACGGTGTCATGCACGACCTGAACTTCAGGAGTAGTTCCAACGTCTGGGGTTACTTCTCCGTCAGTACCGCTTCGAGTATTCACAGCTTCTCCGACTCCCAATTTGGTCACATTTTCGCCTACGGCGAGAACCGTGCTGCCTCTCGCAAGCACATGGTTGTTGCCTTGAAGGAGCTGAGCATTCGTGGTGACTTCCGCACGACGGTCGAGTACCTCATCAAGCTTTTGGAGACGGAGGCTTTCGAGGACAACACCATCACTACCGGCTGGCTCGACGAACTCATCACCAAGAAGCTGACTGCTGAGCGTCCGGACCCCATGCTGGCCGTCGTCTGCGGTGCCGTCACCAAGGCTCACCTTGCCAGCGAGGCTTGCATGACCGAGTACCGTACCAGCTTGGAGAAGGGTCAAGTCCCCTCCAAGGACATCCTCAAGACTGTCTTCGCCATTGACTTCATCTACGAGGGCTTCCGCTACAAGTTCACTGCCACCCGTGCCAGCACTGACAGCTATCACCTCTTCATCAACGGATCCAAGTGCTCGGTCGGCGTTCGTGTCCTCAGTGACGGTGGTCTGCTGATCCTCTTGGACGGCCGCTCCCACAGCGTCTActggaaggaggaggttggcgCGACTCGACTGTCCGTCGACGGCAAGACCTGCTTGCTCGAGCAGGAGAATGATCCTACCCAGCTGCGCACTCCGTCTCCCGGTAAGCTCGTCAAGTACCTggtcgagaacggcgagcACGTCAAGGCTGGACAGCCcttcgccgaggtcgaggtcatGAAGATGTACATGCCTCTCATCGCCGCGGAGGACGGTTTCGTCCAGCTCATCAAGCAGCCGGGAGCCACTCTCGAGGCTGGTGATATTCTCGGAATCCTCGCTCTGGATGATCCTAGTCGCGTCAAGCAGGCCCAGCCCTTCGTTGGCCAGCTCCCCGTTTACGGCGAGCCCGTTGCCGTCGGTACCAAGCCCGCTCAGCGATTCGATCTTCTGCACAACACCCTGAAGAACATTCTGCTCGGCTACGACAACTCGGTCATTATGGCTGCTACTCTGAAGCAGTTGGTCGAGGTCCTTCGCAACCCCGAGTTGCCCTACAGCCAGTGGAATGCTCAGTTTGCCGCTCTGCACAGCCGTATGCCCCAGAAGTTGGACAGCCAGTTCTCTCAGATCGTCGACCGTGCCAAGACCCGCCACGCCGATTTCCCTGCGAAGCCTCTGCACAAGGCTTTCCACAGGTTCCTCGAGGAGAACGTCGCCGCtggcgatgccgacatgCTCAAGACCACCCTCGCGCCTTTGACCGACGTCCTCAACGCTTATTCCGAGGGCCAGAAGGCGCACGAGCTGAACATCGTCAAGGAACTGCTGGCCTCGTACATTGAGATAGAGCGCCTCTTCACTGGTTACGGAACCCAGGAAGACAGCGTCATCCTCAAGCTGCGTGACCAGAACAAGGACGACATCCGCAAGGTTGTCCAGACTGTTCTGTCCCACAGCCGTGTCGGTGCCAAGAGTTCGCTCATCCTCGCCATTCTTGAGGAGTACCGCCCCAACAAGCCCAACGTTGGAAACGTTGCCAAGTACCTTCGCCCGGCTTTGCAGGAGTTGACCGAGCTCCAGTCCTCCCGCACCACTTCCAAGGTCTCCCTCAAGGCCCGCGAGATCATGATCCAGTGCTCTCTGCCTTCCTTGGAGGAGCGCACTGCTCAGATGGAGCACATTCTTCGCTCTTCCGTCGTAGAGTCACGCTACGGTGAGGCTTCTTGGGACCACCGCGAGCCTAGCCTCGAGGTCATcaaggaggtcgtcgacTCCAAGTACACCGTCTTCGACGTCCTGACCCTTTTCTTTGCCCACGAGGACCCCTACGTTTCTGTTGCTGCCCTCGAGGTCTACGTCCGTCGTGCCTACCGTGCCTACATCCTGAAGCAGATCGAGTACCACTCTGACGAGAGCGATACGCCTCTTTTCGTTACCTGGGACTTCGCTCTGCGCAAGATTGGCCAGAGCGAGTACGGCCTGCCTTTGCAGTCTGCggctccttcttctcccgcCACGCCCAGCGCGAGCGGCGGCTCGTTTGACTTCAAGCGCATTCACTCCATCAGCGACATGTCCTACCTCAACCACAAGTGGGACTCGGAGCCCAACCGCAAGGGTGTGATCGTGCCCGtcaagtacctcgacgatgccgaggacctGCTCGGCAAGGCCCTCGAGACCCTCGCTCTCTCGGACAAGGCGAGAAAGCGCAGCACCCCCGGTCTTATCCCCGACTTGAGCGGCAAGCGCAAGCCCACCACGGCCAAGGTTGACTCTGATGAGCTCTCTGCTGTCATCAATgtcgccgtccgcgacgccgagagcAAGAGTGATCAGGAGATTCTCTCTCGCATTGTCCCCATCGTTGAGCAGTTCAAGGAGGATCTCCTGAACCGCAACGTCCGTCGCATCACCTTCATCTGTGGCCGCAACGACGGTGCCTACCCTGGATACTACACGTTCCGTGGCCCCGAGTACGTCGAGGATGACAGCATTCGTCACAGCGAGCCCGCTCTTGCCTTccagctcgagctcggcaGACTGGCCAAGTTCCACATCAAGCCCGTCTTCACCGAGAACAAGAACATCCACGTTTACGAGGGTAtcggcaaggccgtcgacggcgacaagcGCTACTTTACCCGTGCCGTCATTCGTCCCGGTCGTCTCCGTGATGAGATCCCCACCGCCGAGTACCTGATCTCCGAGGCTGACCGTGTCATCAACGACATCTTTGACGCCCTCGAAATCATTGGCAACAACAACTCGGATTTGAACCAGGTCTTTATCAACTTCACCCCTGTGTTCCAGCTGCACCCACAGGAGGTCGAGAGCAGTCTGCAGGGCTTCCTCGACCGCTTCGGAGCCCGTGCTTGGCGCCTGCGTGTTGCCCAGGTCGAGATCCGCATCATCTGCACCGACCCCCAGACTGGCGTCCCCTACCCCCTGCGtgtcatcatcaccaacaccTCTGGATACGTTGTTGACGTCGACATCTACGCCGAGCGCAAGTccgagaagggcgagtgGGTTTTCAACAGCATCGGTGGTaccaaggagaagggccCTATGCATTTGCTGCCGGTCTCGACCCCTTACCCGACCAAGAACCCTCTGCAGCCCAAGCGTTACAAGGCTCATCTGATGGGTACCCAGTACGTGTACGACTTCCCCGAGCTGTTCCGCCAGGCCATCCAGAACAGCTGGACCCAGTCTGTCAAGaagcacggcgccgtcggcggacAGCAGCCCAAGTCGGGCGAGTGCGTCACCTACACCGAGCTCGTCTTGGACGACAAGGACACCCTCCAGGAGGTCAACCGCGAGCCCGGTACCAACACCTGCGGTATGGTCGGTTGGATCTTCCACGCCAAGACCCCCGAGTACCCCAAGGGTCGCAAGTTCATTGTCGTTGCCAACGATATCACGTACATGATTGGTAGCTTCGGCCCCAAGGAGGACAACTACTTTTACAAGTGCACCGAGCTTGCCCGCAAGCTTGGCATCCCTCGCATCTACCTGTCTGCCAACTCCGGTGCTCGTCTGGGTGTCGCCAACGAGCTCATGCCCCACTTCAAGGTCGCGTGGAACGACGCCAGCAAGCAGGACAACGGCTTCAAGTACctctacctcgacgacgaggcccagAAGCGCTTCTCCAAGGATGTCATCACTGAGGTCATATccgaggatggcgagaaGCGCCACAAGATCGTTACTATTATCGGCGCTGAGGACGGTCTTGGTGTCGAGTGCTTGAGGGGCTCCGGTCTCATTGCCGGTGCCACCAGCAAGGCCTACAACGATATTTTCACCATCACCCTGGTGACTTGCCGTTCCGTTGGTATCGGTGCCTACCTTGTTCGTCTCGGCCAGCGTGCCGTCCAGATCGAGGGCCAGCCCATCATCCTCACTGGTGCCCCTGCGCTGAACAACGTTCTTGGCCGTGAGATCTACACCTCCAACTTGCAGCTTGGTGGTACTCAGATCATGTACCGCAACGGTGTCTCCCACATGACTGGTACCGACGACTTTGATGGTGTCTCCAAGATTGTCGAGTGGATGTCCTTTATCCCCGAGAAGCGCGGCAGCCCCATCCCCGTCAGCCCCAGCACGGATGTCTGGGACCGCGACGTCGTCTACACCCCTCCCCAGAAGCAGCCTTACGACGTCCGATGGATGATTGGTGGTCGCCCCACGGAGGAGGGTGACTTCGAGCCCGGTCTGTTCGACAAGGACTCCTTCGTCGAGACCCTCGGCGGCTGGGCTCGCAccgttgttgttggccgTGCTCGTCTCGGTGGCATCCCCATGGGTGTCATCGCGGTCGAGACCCGCTCGGTCGAGAACATCACCCCTGCCGATCCCGCCAACCCCGATTCTATCGAGCAGGTGACGAACGAGGCCGGTGGTGTGTGGTACCCCAACTCGGCCTTCAAGACTGCCCAGGCCATCAACGACTTCAACAACGGTGAGCAGCTGCCTCTCATGATCCTCGCCAACTGGAGAGGTTTCTCTGGTGGTCAGCGCGACATGTACAACGAGGTTTTGAAGTACGGTTCCtacatcgtcgacgccctcgtcaagTTCGAGCAGCCCATCTTTGTCTACATTCCTCCCTTCGGTGAGCTTCGTGGCGGTTCttgggtcgtcgtcgaccccaCCATTAACCCCGAGGCCATGGAGATGTACGCCGATGTCGATGCTCGCGGTGGTGTGCTCGAGCCCGAGGGCATTATCGGTATCAAGTACCGCAAGGACAAGCAGCTCGAGACCATGGCTCGCCTGGACCCCGTCTACGCCTCTCTTAAGAAGCAGATGGCAACCGATCTTCCGAAGGAGCAAGCCGACgagctcaagaagaagatgacgatcCGCGAGAAGCAGCTCCTGCCTGTCTACTCGCAGATCGCCATTCAATTCGCCGACCTTCACGACCGCTCCGGCCGCATGAAGGCCAAGGGTGTCATTCGCGACCAGCTCGAGTGGGTCAACTCTCGCCGCTTCTTCTACTggcgtcttcgccgtcgtctcaACGAGGAGTATCTCCTCCGCCGCATGTCCTCGACTGTCCTTACGTCCACCTCGGGCTCTGACATCAAGGCGCCCGAGGCCCGCAAGCGCAACCTCCAGTTCCTCGAGAGCTGGTCGGGCGTCGTCAACTTCAACACTGCTGACCGCGAGGTGTCTGAGTGGTACGAGGCCAACCGCAAGTCTATCACGGACAGGATCGAGTCCGTCAAGGCCGACAACCTGGCTACTGAGTTGAGCTCAGTCCTGAGAACCAACAAGAACGCCGCCATGCGCGGTGTTCGCGACGTCATCCGCACGATGCCGCCTGAGGAGCGCGACCAGATCCTCAAGTATCTGCGCGATTAG
- a CDS encoding putative Epoxide hydrolase — translation MDPAQLPPWDLPEGVTSRYVDTSPAGLKFHVLESLPDTLAPGQRPPLILLLHGFPNLSYDWRFVMPKLAAAGYYAAAFDMRGFGRTHNADLSPVPESSIRPMTALRDVVTLVHALGYEVIHTLVGHDLGAFVASVCAIARADMVKSLVLMSHPFKGSPRLPFGTAVSPRLAHKDAPSRTGGGKGDAARADPDIQTSLLKLDPPRKHYKYYNASPEAAGEWTYPTGEPLHRFLRGYFHLKSADYALNKPRALRSWTAEELAVLPHYYVMRADLSMRGNVELDMASSGPSDSGSDGRGGGGGGGGGGETAWLSDADLQVYTDAFSRTTFGPPLSWYKVLVDAALSADLACFAGTRLAVPTKYVSGTSDWGTHQVPGALEAMEGGESVRGDCWRGAVHVPGAGHWVNMEKPGESAREILELAGSV, via the coding sequence ATGGACCCGGCTCAGCTACCTCCATGGGACCTCCCGGAGGGCGTCACGTCTCGTTATGTCGACACGTCCCCCGCGGGACTGAAGTTCCACGTCCTCGAGTCCCTCCCAGACACCCTCGCGCCCGGCCAGCGTCCCCCGCTGatcctccttctccacgGATTCCCGAACCTGTCGTACGACTGGCGGTTCGTCATGCCGAAgctcgccgcggccggctACTACGCCGCGGCGTTCGACATGAGGGGCTTCGGCCGCACGCACAACGCGGACCTCAGCCCGGTGCCCGAGAGCTCGATCCGGCCCATGACGGCGCTGCGCGACGTGGTCACGCTGGTCCACGCGCTCGGGTACGAGGTCATCCACACCCTCGTGGGACACGATCTGGGCGCGTTCGTGGCCTCGGTCTGCGCCATCGCGCGGGCGGACATGGTCAAGTCGCTAGTCTTGATGTCGCATCCGTTCAAGGGTTCTCCCCGGCTGCCGTTCGGGACGGCCGTGTCTCCACGGCTGGCTCATAAAGATGCTCCCAGCCGGACCGGTGGTGGTAAAGGAGACGCAGCCAGGGCGGACCCCGATATCCAGACGTCCCTCTTAAAGCTCGACCCGCCGCGAAAGCACTACAAGTACTACAACGCGTCCCCCGAAGCTGCCGGCGAATGGACGTATCCCACGGGCGAGCCTCTGCACCGGTTCCTCAGGGGCTACTTCCACCTCAAGTCGGCAGACTACGCCCTGAACAAGCCGAGAGCCCTCCGATCCTGGACggcggaggagctcgccgtctTGCCACACTACTACGTCATGCGGGCCGACCTGTCGATGCGCGGAaacgtcgagctcgacatgGCATCGTCGGGCCCcagcgacagcggcagcgatgggcgtggcggcggtggcggcggtggcggcggtggcgagaCGGCCTGGCTCAGCGACGCGGATCTCCAAGTGTACACGGACGCGTTCTCGCGTACGACCTTTGGGCCTCCTTTGTCGTGGTACAAGGTCCTCGTAGACGCGGCCCTGTCGGCGGACCTCGCGTGCTTCGCGGGCACACGGCTTGCCGTGCCGACAAAGTACGTGTCCGGGACGAGCGACTGGGGCACGCATCAGGTGCCCGGCGCGCTCGAGGCGatggagggcggcgagagcgTCCGCGGCGACTGCTGGAGGGGCGCCGTCCACGTGCCCGGGGCCGGGCACTGGGTCAACATGGAGAAGCCTGGGGAGAGCGCCAGGGAGATATTGGAGCTGGCGGGATCCGTCTAG